One window of the Hypanus sabinus isolate sHypSab1 chromosome 13, sHypSab1.hap1, whole genome shotgun sequence genome contains the following:
- the selplg gene encoding P-selectin glycoprotein ligand 1 isoform X3, with translation MQAMWCCLPVLLAVLYSMAGMGESTSAKPDTTEPTSVVTTADVLGRSTRQTLETSRSTSIVTRVSALQSTRATLQTTDYTEQTSVVTSAKVQGQTTSETLESSHPTEPTSGVTQNPTSLPAPSTPYLTSARAEDTTESPVQFTSTTDPPTTRTSSYSTEEYLIQTTQGVSSSQQPTTDVMELSTSPGLKEETSVSQEPTVTNRSEQWTTADPASVSEVTSFSTPVTNISEADGILGSGVKGKTQSPPTSTITSTTMHSTTTAATPSKASGSKMTTAIPIVNDVTKVTAKNYNRLTTAQAATKKISLITQCLIVIAILAGVCTIFVICTIVLCTKLSTQRHNYRVNQMNGTELICISALLPEEERKMRKKLRPKRLRDLRETMTGQASDTDDDDLTLQSFVTEH, from the coding sequence ATGCAGGCGATGTGGTGCTGTCTTCCTGTGCTCCTTGCTGTTCTGTACAGCATGGCTGGAATGGGAGAAAGTACAAGTGCAAAACCAGATACAACTGAACCAACTTCTGTTGTAACAACTGCTGACGTACTGGGACGAAGCACAAGGCAAACGCTGGAGACATCTCGCTCAACCTCCATTGTAACACGTGTCAGTGCACTGCAGAGCACAAGGGCAACTTTGCAGACAACTGATTACACTGAACAAACTTCTGTTGTAACAAGTGCCAAAGTACAGGGACAAACCACAAGTGAAACTCTGGAGTCATCTCATCCAACAGAGCCAACTTCTGGAGTGACCCAAAACCCAACCAGTTTACCAGCTCCTTCAACTCCGTATCTAACCAGTGCACGTGCAGAAGATACAACTGAAAGTCCTGTCCAATTCACTTCCACAACAGATCCCCCAACCACAAGAACTTCCAGCTACTCCACAGAAGAGTATCTGATTCAAACAACCCAAGGTGTCAGTTCTTCTCAACAACCTACTACTGATGTGATGGAATTGTCTACCTCTCCTGGACTTAAAGAAGAGACCAGTGTCAGCCAGGAGCCCACCGTCACTAATAGATCTGAGCAATGGACAACAGCTGACCCTGCAAGTGTGTCTGAAGTCACATCGTTCTCTACTCCAGTCACCAATATTTCAGAGGCTGACGGGATTCTTGGTTCAGGTGTAAAAGGGAAAACACAATCTCCTCCAACCAGCACGATTACTTCTACAACAATGCACTCAACAACTACTGCTGCCACTCCCAGTAAAGCAAGTGGAAGCAAGATGACAACAGCAATTCCCATTGTCAATGACGTCACCAAAGTCACCGCCAAAAATTACAATAGACTTACAACCGCTCAAGCGGCAACCAAGAAAATTAGTCTCATCACTCAGTGCCTCATAGTGATTGCCATCCTGGCAGGCGTCTGTACCATCTTTGTCATCTGTACCATCGTCCTGTGCACCAAGCTCTCTACCCAAAGACACAACTACAGGGTTAACCAGATGAATGGCACCGAACTGATATGCATTTCTGCTCTACTgcctgaagaagaaagaaagatgaggaaaAAACTGCGCCCAAAACGGTTAAGAGATTTGAGGGAAACTATGACTGGGCAAGCCAGCGACACTGACGACGATGACCTTACCCTCCAGAGCTTTGTGACTGAACACTAG
- the selplg gene encoding P-selectin glycoprotein ligand 1 isoform X2 produces the protein MSVSTGEVLEDWRISHVVPLFKKGSKSNLGNNRLVSLTSAVGKLLEEVLRDRIYKYLDRQGLIRESQHGFVHDRSCLTNLLEFFEEVTRKVDEGKAVDVVYMDFSKAFDVVLHGRLVMKIQSLGIHGEVVNWIRLWLNGRSQRVVVEDCFSEWRSVTSGMLQGSELGPLLFVIYINDLDDNVVNWISKFADDTKIGGVVDSEEGFQSLQRDLDQLEKWAEKWQMEFNTDKCEVLHFGRTNQGRTYKVNGRTLRSAVEQRDLGIQIQNSLKVVSQVDRVVKRAFGILAFINQNIEYKNWNVMVRLYKALVRPNLEYCMQFWSPNYWKDINKVERVQRRFTRMLLGLEKMSYRERLNRLGLYSLERRRMKGDLIEVYKVMMGIDRVNASRLFPLRPGEKKNQRTWVKGEGG, from the coding sequence atgtcggtatctacaggtgaggtgctggaggattggaggatatctcatgttgttccgttgtttaaaaaaggctctaaaagtaatctgggaaataataggctggtaagtttgacgtcagcagtaggtaaattattggaagaagtactaagagataggatctacaagtatttagatagacagggactcattagggagagtcaacatggctttgtgcatgataggtcatgtttaacaaatctattggagtttttcgaggaggttaccaggaaagtggatgaagggaaggcagtggatgttgtctacatggacttcagtaaggcctttgacgtggtcctgcatgggaggttagttatgaagattcagtcactaggtatacatggtgaggtagtaaattggattagactttggctcaatgggagaagtcagagagtggtagtggaggattgcttctctgaatggaggtctgtgactagtggtatgctacagggatcagagctgggtccattgttatttgtcatctatatcaatgatctggatgataatgtggtaaattggatcagcaaatttgctgatgatacaaagattggaggtgtagtggacagtgaggaaggttttcaaagcctgcagagggatctggaccagctggaaaaatgggctgaaaaatggcagatggagtttaatacagacaagtgtgaggtattgcactttggaaggacaaaccaaggtagaacatacaaggtaaatggtaggacactgaggagtgcagtagaacagagggatctgggaatacagatacaaaattccctaaaagtggtgtcacaggttgatagggtagtaaagagagcttttggtatattggcctttataaatcaaaatattgagtataagaattggaatgttatggtgaggttgtataaggcattggtgaggccgaatttggagtattgtatgcagttttggtcaccaaattactggaaggatattaataaggttgaaagagttcagagaaggtttacaaggatgttgctaggacttgagaaaatgagttacagagaaaggttgaataggttaggactttattccctggagcgtagaagaatgaagggagacttgatagaggtatataaagttatgatgggtatagatagagtgaatgcaagcaggctttttccactgaggccaggggagaaaaaaaaccagaggacatgggttaagggtgaagggggataa
- the selplg gene encoding P-selectin glycoprotein ligand 1 isoform X1, whose amino-acid sequence MLHLVIQENPSSYSISWKFLDVAESKEQLLADMQAMWCCLPVLLAVLYSMAGMGESTSAKPDTTEPTSVVTTADVLGRSTRQTLETSRSTSIVTRVSALQSTRATLQTTDYTEQTSVVTSAKVQGQTTSETLESSHPTEPTSGVTQNPTSLPAPSTPYLTSARAEDTTESPVQFTSTTDPPTTRTSSYSTEEYLIQTTQGVSSSQQPTTDVMELSTSPGLKEETSVSQEPTVTNRSEQWTTADPASVSEVTSFSTPVTNISEADGILGSGVKGKTQSPPTSTITSTTMHSTTTAATPSKASGSKMTTAIPIVNDVTKVTAKNYNRLTTAQAATKKISLITQCLIVIAILAGVCTIFVICTIVLCTKLSTQRHNYRVNQMNGTELICISALLPEEERKMRKKLRPKRLRDLRETMTGQASDTDDDDLTLQSFVTEH is encoded by the coding sequence gaacagcttcttgcagaCATGCAGGCGATGTGGTGCTGTCTTCCTGTGCTCCTTGCTGTTCTGTACAGCATGGCTGGAATGGGAGAAAGTACAAGTGCAAAACCAGATACAACTGAACCAACTTCTGTTGTAACAACTGCTGACGTACTGGGACGAAGCACAAGGCAAACGCTGGAGACATCTCGCTCAACCTCCATTGTAACACGTGTCAGTGCACTGCAGAGCACAAGGGCAACTTTGCAGACAACTGATTACACTGAACAAACTTCTGTTGTAACAAGTGCCAAAGTACAGGGACAAACCACAAGTGAAACTCTGGAGTCATCTCATCCAACAGAGCCAACTTCTGGAGTGACCCAAAACCCAACCAGTTTACCAGCTCCTTCAACTCCGTATCTAACCAGTGCACGTGCAGAAGATACAACTGAAAGTCCTGTCCAATTCACTTCCACAACAGATCCCCCAACCACAAGAACTTCCAGCTACTCCACAGAAGAGTATCTGATTCAAACAACCCAAGGTGTCAGTTCTTCTCAACAACCTACTACTGATGTGATGGAATTGTCTACCTCTCCTGGACTTAAAGAAGAGACCAGTGTCAGCCAGGAGCCCACCGTCACTAATAGATCTGAGCAATGGACAACAGCTGACCCTGCAAGTGTGTCTGAAGTCACATCGTTCTCTACTCCAGTCACCAATATTTCAGAGGCTGACGGGATTCTTGGTTCAGGTGTAAAAGGGAAAACACAATCTCCTCCAACCAGCACGATTACTTCTACAACAATGCACTCAACAACTACTGCTGCCACTCCCAGTAAAGCAAGTGGAAGCAAGATGACAACAGCAATTCCCATTGTCAATGACGTCACCAAAGTCACCGCCAAAAATTACAATAGACTTACAACCGCTCAAGCGGCAACCAAGAAAATTAGTCTCATCACTCAGTGCCTCATAGTGATTGCCATCCTGGCAGGCGTCTGTACCATCTTTGTCATCTGTACCATCGTCCTGTGCACCAAGCTCTCTACCCAAAGACACAACTACAGGGTTAACCAGATGAATGGCACCGAACTGATATGCATTTCTGCTCTACTgcctgaagaagaaagaaagatgaggaaaAAACTGCGCCCAAAACGGTTAAGAGATTTGAGGGAAACTATGACTGGGCAAGCCAGCGACACTGACGACGATGACCTTACCCTCCAGAGCTTTGTGACTGAACACTAG